From Primulina tabacum isolate GXHZ01 chromosome 2, ASM2559414v2, whole genome shotgun sequence, one genomic window encodes:
- the LOC142528047 gene encoding pollen receptor-like kinase 4, producing MGRKGRFPLGGVVLFLAMLLHFVWSLGESDAEILRKFKESLKNADALANWDGSKPPCNGYHEEWRGVLCESGFVWGLQLENMGLSGVIDVDVLVELRNLRTLSFMNNNFDGNLPNFTKLGSLKSIFLSNNKFYGEIPTNTFNGMLSLKKVHLANNKFSGSIPESLTTLPKLMELMLENNEFEGTIPHFPQSDRLKVFDVSNNQLVGEIPHTLSHMKASAFSGNDYLCGEPLKPCRAKGNLSIGTIIIVSILVAAALAALVVVVIILGRNRTPQQPNQTPSITNLNRIEEGQSTVAVVGSSPPDQSKKSDQSVKLTFLKEFNDRFDMTDLLKASAEILGSGIFGSTYKAALNDGKVMVVKRFRHMNNLNREEFHEHMRRLGRLNHPNLLPIVAFYFRKEEKLLVSEFMDNVSLSVHLHGNRSRGLPSLDWPTRLNIVKGIVRGLSYLYDQLPSLTAPHGHLKSSNVVLDRSFTPRLNDYGLVPVITQEHAQEHMISYKSPEYKHSGRVTKKTDIWSLGILILEILTGRFPSNFLQQGKGSDTDLATWVESVLRDDSSSVNVFDKEMGGTNKRYEGEMMKLLKIGLNCCDAEVEKRPDIKEVERKIDEIKEKEGDDDFYSSYTSEVDMRSSRGLSDDINHATS from the exons ATGGGTCGAAAAGGACGCTTTCCCTTGGGTGGCGTGGTGCTTTTTCTAGCCATGTTGTTGCATTTTGTCTGGTCTTTGGGCGAGTCAGATGCTGAAATCTTGCGCAAGTTCAAGGAATCCCTTAAAAATGCTGATGCGTTAGCCAACTGGGACGGTTCCAAACCGCCCTGCAACGGCTACCATGAAGAATGGCGGGGAGTATTGTGTGAAAGTGGATTTGTTTGGGGGCTTCAGCTTGAGAATATGGGATTAAGCGGTGTCATTGATGTGGACGTCCTCGTAGAGTTGAGAAATTTGAGGACTTTAAGCTTTATGAACAATAACTTTGATggaaatttaccaaattttacTAAACTTGGTTCCCTTAAAAGCATTTTCCTGTCCAATAACAAGTTTTATGGGGAGATTCCAACAAATACTTTTAATGGGATGCTGTCATTGAAGAAAGTTCATTTGGCAAACAATAAGTTTTCGGGTTCTATTCCTGAATCATTGACTACATTGCCGAAGTTGATggagttgatgcttgaaaacaaTGAATTTGAGGGAACAATACCTCATTTTCCACAATCTGACAGGTTGAAAGTGTTCGATGTATCAAACAATCAATTGGTTGGGGAGATTCCTCATACCCTCAGTCACATGAAAGCTTCTGCATTTTCTG GTAATGATTATCTATGTGGGGAGCCATTGAAACCCTGCCGTGCAAAAGGTAACCTGTCCATCGGCACAATAATCATCGTCTCAATACTTGTGGCGGCTGCATTAGCAGCACTTGTAGTAGTAGTCATCATTCTAGGTCGCAACAGAACGCCACAGCAACCCAATCAAACACCTTCTATCACCAATTTAAACAGAATTGAAGAAGGTCAATCCACTGTTGCTGTTGTAGGATCATCACCGCCTGATCAATCCAAGAAGTCTGATCAGAGTGTAAAGCTCACGTTCTTGAAAGAATTCAATGACAGATTCGACATGACGGATTTACTCAAGGCCTCGGCCGAGATCCTAGGTAGTGGGATATTTGGGTCGACTTACAAAGCCGCTCTGAATGATGGGAAAGTCATGGTTGTGAAAAGATTCAGGCATATGAATAATTTGAACAGAGAAGAGTTCCATGAGCACATGAGAAGATTGGGTCGATTGAATCATCCAAACTTACTTCCGATCGTCGCGTTCTACTTCAGGAAAGAGGAGAAGCTCTTAGTTTCCGAGTTCATGGACAATGTCAGCCTTTCTGTTCATCTTCACG GCAACCGATCTCGCGGCCTTCCATCTCTCGACTGGCCAACCCGATTGAACATCGTGAAAGGAATAGTCAGAGGTCTGTCATACCTCTACGACCAGCTCCCGAGTTTAACAGCACCCCACGGTCACTTAAAGTCCTCGAACGTGGTCCTCGACAGGTCTTTCACTCCGAGACTCAACGACTATGGACTCGTCCCAGTAATCACTCAAGAACATGCTCAAGAACACATGATCTCCTACAAGTCACCCGAGTACAAGCACAGTGGGCGTGTCACGAAGAAAACCGACATATGGAGTCTCGGAATCCTAATCCTGGAAATCTTGACCGGAAGATTCCCATCCAATTTCTTGCAGCAAGGCAAAGGAAGCGACACAGACTTGGCGACATGGGTCGAATCCGTTTTACGAGATGACAGCAGCAGTGTAAACGTTTTCGACAAGGAAATGGGGGGGACGAACAAACGATATGAAGGAGAGATGATGAAGCTGTTGAAAATTGGATTGAACTGCTGTGATGCAGAAGTTGAGAAGAGACCTGACATTAAAGAAGTCGAGCGGAAGATCGACGAAATTAAGGAGAAGGAAGGTGATGATGATTTCTATTCCTCGTACACAAGTGAAGTTGACATGAGATCCTCAAGAGGGTTGTCCGATGATATCAATCATGCCACGTCTTAA
- the LOC142528056 gene encoding protein APEM9 — protein sequence MAETVAQTPTWEEIERAESLLVCCMFDEAVALSSSVLRRCLESHNLGKRGCDVLEIDENEWGDMLESAGMVLVQSLKQLQRTSEILNELKLLFGSLAAIPVQVFLSGVCLHMSESPSATVQAPLEEFLDNWRYVGDRYYPLLDEESCASETEGSCFRFSVGVDKYLEVVELYVITLLAMTLKETDLAISWVEKAMLPMEKRQELLRRLNSLNFSMVTSPSQTSVLPHLPDEYNTKYDTSQDQQPYNGHPKGFETVNLSNRGSTTKEEILKLSRQRAQCIWWFPTINLKFCNTQLAVPSGKIVLASLLLLLYYFTRKKHTALKRVLTEKAVSMKNALLDLWQLAFSYQVNPLAAVQSLPTSS from the exons ATGGCCGAAACCGTCGCACAGACGCCAACCTGGGAGGAGATCGAACGCGCAGAGAG CCTTCTTGTTTGTTGTATGTTCGATGAAGCGGTGGCGTTATCTTCCTCTGTTTTGAGGCGATGCCTTGAAAGTCATAATCTCGGCAAAAGGGGCTGCGATGTTCTGGAGATAGATGAAAATGAGTGGGGGGATATGCTGGAATCAGCAGGCATGGTTCTTGTGCAGTCCTTGAAGCAATTGCAGAG GACTTCTGAAATACTGAACGAGCTCAAATTGTTATTTGGTTCGCTTGCCGCCATTCCTGTTCAAGTTTTCCTGTCCGG GGTGTGTTTGCACATGTCAGAAAGTCCCTCGGCTACTGTTCAAGCCCCTCTTGAGGAATTTCTTGACAACTGGAGATATGTGGGTGATCGATATTATCCCCTCCTGGATGAAGAATCGTGTGCTTCAGAGACAGAAGGATCTTGTTTTAGGTTTTCTGTTGGAGTTGACAAATATTTAGAAGTTGTTGAGCTCTACGTGATAACACTTCTTGCCATGACTTTGAAGGAGACAGATCTAGCCATCTCTTGGGTGGAGAAAGCTATGCTACCCATGGAGAAGCGTCAG GAACTTTTGAGAAGATTGAATTCATTGAATTTTTCCATGGTCACGAGTCCATCCCAAACTTCTGTGTTACCTCATCTGCCAGATGAATATAATACCAAATATGATACTTCACAAGATCAACAACCATATAATGGACATCCGAAAGGATTTGAAACCGTAAATCTTTCCAACAGAGGGAGTACAACAAAAGAAGAAATTCTGAAATTGTCTCGACAAAGAGCTCAGTGCATCTGGTGGTTTCCTACCATCAATTTAAAGTTTTGCAATACTCAATTAGCTGTACCAAGTGGGAAAATTGTACTCGCTTCTCTGTTATTGCTTTTGTATTATTTCACAAGGAAAAAACATACTGCTTTGAAGAG GGTTCTTACCGAGAAAGCTGTGTCCATGAAAAACGCTCTATTGGACTTGTGGCAACTTGCATTCTCGTACCAGGTGAACCCTCTAGCTGCTGTTCAATCCCTTCCTACTTCAAGCTGA
- the LOC142528065 gene encoding TORTIFOLIA1-like protein 2 isoform X1, giving the protein MKSHVSMVKGKAGSRMNGQQAAFELKQRVGLALNKLGDRDTCQIGVEELEKTIECLPHDGIAPFLSCIMDTDSEQKCAVRKECIRLMGKLASFHEILVAPHLGRMVASIVKRLKDTDSAVRDVCVETVGILASKLSGNRVETDSTFVVLVRPLFEALGEQNKQVQSGSALCLSSVIDNIHDPPPLVLQKMLARTVKLLKNQHFMAKPAVIELNRSIILAGGAPTPNSLSAALTSIQEATKNSEWATRKAACNALGDIASCLVSSLGTFRKTVICCLESCRFDKVKPVRDAALLALQLWKKLPGSVTPEPSEAGSSVKGISYTSDYGDVTSSSGSKLNDIKQMRSACELAKKRVPLSSRTAGGTNIEKSQQSGTNDWQIDTTIPKNHHFSVSENQNDDSECSSVTKRCEKIYTNVRSTKNIGYNYVELDDKQEFSSASTLFTESIKSKVVPIHCDVFDDASLVKSTGTSRRFANDEANIEEQRYLAKMHDHRSLNSTVRESTSQIMRGCCLKTEKDLILIRKQLFEIEDKQTNLMDMLKAFTTTIADSMSVVQLKVSNLELVVDKIAQELVHGGRYPDMLANKVLKSSPSIVSPRLSGSTPRASVESNGHPPFKHAGKWENTFIRGRSNGYGKQNSDTWSDATPKLIDNSLGKSNNSPSFCSEIYEGQMRINGNLFNPNPCIESRLNKLEAKKNPRKVINDYILDGDFDFAYEEALCSRNEFLLFELLDKTGPILENLSQKTANELLSTLAKFLLEQRFVNSIIPWFQQLADLSNIHGPTYLALSPKLKRDLIASIQESANVDGFKPAERKFFIELAKMMRHVWGNRPCQQIHSNML; this is encoded by the exons ATGAAGTCACATGTAAGTATGGTGAAAGGGAAAGCTGGTTCCAGAATGAACGGTCAGCAAGCAGCTTTTGAGCTGAAACAGAGAGTGGGTCTTGCGCTTAACAAGCTTGGAGATAGGGACACTTGTCAAATTGGGGTCGAGGAGCTCGAGAAAACCATTGAATGCTTGCCTCATGATGGAATTGCTCCATTCCTGTCCTGCATAATGGACACAGATTCCGAACAGAAATGTGCTGTTCGCAAGGAATGCATTCGCCTGATGGGAAAACTGGCATCTTTTCACGAGATTCTGGTGGCACCTCATCTGGGCAGGATGGTAGCTAGCATTGTTAAAAGGTTAAAGGACACTGATTCTGCTGTGAGAGATGTGTGTGTAGAAACAGTGGGTATCTTGGCTTCCAAATTGAGTGGCAATAGAGTTGAAACAGATAGCACTTTTGTCGTGCTAGTGAGGCCACTTTTTGAAGCCTTGGGCGAGCAGAACAAGCAAGTGCAATCTGGTTCAGCGTTGTGTTTGTCAAGTGTCATTGACAATATTCATGATCCTCCACCCTTGGTTTTGCAGAAGATGTTGGCAAGAACTGTCAAGTTGCTGAAGAATCAGCATTTCATGGCAAAACCAGCTGTCATAGAGTTGAATAGGAGTATCATTCTG GCTGGTGGTGCTCCTACGCCTAATTCACTGAGTGCTGCTCTGACAAGCATCCAAGAAGCCACGAAGAACAGCGAATGGGCAACTCGTAAAGCGGCCTGCAATGCATTAGGCGACATAGCTTCTTGTTTAGTATCTTCCTTGGGCACATTTCGTAAAACTGTCATCTGTTGTCTTGAATCATGTCGTTTTGACAAG GTGAAACCAGTTAGGGACGCAGCTTTGCTGGCCTTGCAACTCTGGAAAAAGCTTCCTGGTTCGGTTACACCTGAACCTTCCGAAGCTGGATCTTCTGTCAAAG GTATTTCCTACACATCTGACTATGGTGATGTTACCAGCTCCAGTGGCTCAAAGCTAAACGATATTAAACAAATGAGATCTGCTTGTGAATTGGCAAAGAAAAGAGTTCCTCTGTCATCCAGAACGGCTGGCGGAACCAACATTGAGAAATCTCAGCAATCTGGAACAAATGACTGGCAAATAGATACTACAATACCAAAGAATCATCATTTTTCAGTATCAGAGAACCAGAACGATGACTCCGAGTGTAGCTCTGTTACAAAGAGATGTGAAAAGATTTATACTAATGTTAGGAGTACAAAAAATATTGGATATAATTATGTAGAACTCGATGATAAACAGGAATTCTCTTCTGCGTCCACTCTTTTCACGGAAAGCATCAAATCAAAGGTTGTTCCTATACATTGTGATGTTTTTGATGATGCCAGTTTGGTAAAGTCAACTGGAACTAGTCGAAGGTTTGCTAATGATGAAGCTAATATCGAAGAGCAAAGATACTTGGCTAAAATGCATGATCATAGGAGCTTAAATTCCACGGTTAGAGAATCCACTTCGCAAATTATGCGTGGTTGTTGCTTAAAAACTGAAAAAGACTTGATTCTCATCAGAAAGCAGCTTTTCGAGATTGAAGACAAGCAAACAAATTTGATGGATATGCTAAAG GCATTTACAACCACCATAGCAGATAGCATGTCCGTGGTACAGTTGAAAGTGTCAAATCTTGAATTAGTGGTGGACAAAATAGCacaagaacttgttcatggaggAAGATATCCAGATATGCTGGCAAACAAAGTTCTGAAAAGTAGTCCTAGCATTGTTTCCCCCAGACTTTCTGGGAGTACACCCAGGGCCTCTGTTGAGAGTAATGGGCATCCTCCATTTAAACATGCAGGAAAATGGGAGAACACATTTATCAGGGGCAGATCAAATGGTTATGGGAAACAAAACTCAGACACGTGGTCTGATGCTACTCCTAAGCTAATAGACAATTCTTTGGGGAAAAGCAACAATTCTCCGAGCTTTTGTTCAGAAATATATGAAGGCCAAATGCGAATAAATGGCAATCTCTTCAATCCAAATCCCTGCATCGAGTCAAGACTAAATAAACTGGAAGCTAAGAAGAACCCGCGGAAAGTAATAAATGATTACATCTTGGATGGGGACTTTGACTTTGCATATGAAGAAGCTCTTTGTTCAAGGAACGAATTCCTTTTGTTTGAGCTCCTAGATAAAACAGGTCCAATTCTGGAAAATTTATCTCAAAAAACTGCAAATGAGTTACTAAGCACATTGGCAAAGTTCTTATTGGAGCAGAGATTTGTGAATTCTATTATTCCATGGTTTCAGCAG CTTGCGGACCTCAGTAACATCCATGGACCAACTTACCTGGCGCTCTCTCCAAAATTAAAGCGAGACCTTATAGCTTCAATCCAGGAATCTGCGAATGTGGATGGTTTCAAGCCTGCTGAAAGGAAATTTTTTATTGAGCTTGCAAAAATGATGCGCCACGTTTGGG GAAATAGACCTTGCCAACAAATTCACTCCAACATGCTGTAA
- the LOC142528065 gene encoding TORTIFOLIA1-like protein 2 isoform X2 — protein MKSHVSMVKGKAGSRMNGQQAAFELKQRVGLALNKLGDRDTCQIGVEELEKTIECLPHDGIAPFLSCIMDTDSEQKCAVRKECIRLMGKLASFHEILVAPHLGRMVASIVKRLKDTDSAVRDVCVETVGILASKLSGNRVETDSTFVVLVRPLFEALGEQNKQVQSGSALCLSSVIDNIHDPPPLVLQKMLARTVKLLKNQHFMAKPAVIELNRSIILAGGAPTPNSLSAALTSIQEATKNSEWATRKAACNALGDIASCLVSSLGTFRKTVICCLESCRFDKVKPVRDAALLALQLWKKLPGSVTPEPSEAGSSVKGISYTSDYGDVTSSSGSKLNDIKQMRSACELAKKRVPLSSRTAGGTNIEKSQQSGTNDWQIDTTIPKNHHFSVSENQNDDSECSSVTKRCEKIYTNVRSTKNIGYNYVELDDKQEFSSASTLFTESIKSKVVPIHCDVFDDASLVKSTGTSRRFANDEANIEEQRYLAKMHDHRSLNSTVRESTSQIMRGCCLKTEKDLILIRKQLFEIEDKQTNLMDMLKAFTTTIADSMSVVQLKVSNLELVVDKIAQELVHGGRYPDMLANKVLKSSPSIVSPRLSGSTPRASVESNGHPPFKHAGKWENTFIRGRSNGYGKQNSDTWSDATPKLIDNSLGKSNNSPSFCSEIYEGQMRINGNLFNPNPCIESRLNKLEAKKNPRKVINDYILDGDFDFAYEEALCSRNEFLLFELLDKTGPILENLSQKTANELLSTLAKFLLEQRFVNSIIPWFQQLADLSNIHGPTYLALSPKLKRDLIASIQESANVDGFKPAERKFFIELAKMMRHVWG, from the exons ATGAAGTCACATGTAAGTATGGTGAAAGGGAAAGCTGGTTCCAGAATGAACGGTCAGCAAGCAGCTTTTGAGCTGAAACAGAGAGTGGGTCTTGCGCTTAACAAGCTTGGAGATAGGGACACTTGTCAAATTGGGGTCGAGGAGCTCGAGAAAACCATTGAATGCTTGCCTCATGATGGAATTGCTCCATTCCTGTCCTGCATAATGGACACAGATTCCGAACAGAAATGTGCTGTTCGCAAGGAATGCATTCGCCTGATGGGAAAACTGGCATCTTTTCACGAGATTCTGGTGGCACCTCATCTGGGCAGGATGGTAGCTAGCATTGTTAAAAGGTTAAAGGACACTGATTCTGCTGTGAGAGATGTGTGTGTAGAAACAGTGGGTATCTTGGCTTCCAAATTGAGTGGCAATAGAGTTGAAACAGATAGCACTTTTGTCGTGCTAGTGAGGCCACTTTTTGAAGCCTTGGGCGAGCAGAACAAGCAAGTGCAATCTGGTTCAGCGTTGTGTTTGTCAAGTGTCATTGACAATATTCATGATCCTCCACCCTTGGTTTTGCAGAAGATGTTGGCAAGAACTGTCAAGTTGCTGAAGAATCAGCATTTCATGGCAAAACCAGCTGTCATAGAGTTGAATAGGAGTATCATTCTG GCTGGTGGTGCTCCTACGCCTAATTCACTGAGTGCTGCTCTGACAAGCATCCAAGAAGCCACGAAGAACAGCGAATGGGCAACTCGTAAAGCGGCCTGCAATGCATTAGGCGACATAGCTTCTTGTTTAGTATCTTCCTTGGGCACATTTCGTAAAACTGTCATCTGTTGTCTTGAATCATGTCGTTTTGACAAG GTGAAACCAGTTAGGGACGCAGCTTTGCTGGCCTTGCAACTCTGGAAAAAGCTTCCTGGTTCGGTTACACCTGAACCTTCCGAAGCTGGATCTTCTGTCAAAG GTATTTCCTACACATCTGACTATGGTGATGTTACCAGCTCCAGTGGCTCAAAGCTAAACGATATTAAACAAATGAGATCTGCTTGTGAATTGGCAAAGAAAAGAGTTCCTCTGTCATCCAGAACGGCTGGCGGAACCAACATTGAGAAATCTCAGCAATCTGGAACAAATGACTGGCAAATAGATACTACAATACCAAAGAATCATCATTTTTCAGTATCAGAGAACCAGAACGATGACTCCGAGTGTAGCTCTGTTACAAAGAGATGTGAAAAGATTTATACTAATGTTAGGAGTACAAAAAATATTGGATATAATTATGTAGAACTCGATGATAAACAGGAATTCTCTTCTGCGTCCACTCTTTTCACGGAAAGCATCAAATCAAAGGTTGTTCCTATACATTGTGATGTTTTTGATGATGCCAGTTTGGTAAAGTCAACTGGAACTAGTCGAAGGTTTGCTAATGATGAAGCTAATATCGAAGAGCAAAGATACTTGGCTAAAATGCATGATCATAGGAGCTTAAATTCCACGGTTAGAGAATCCACTTCGCAAATTATGCGTGGTTGTTGCTTAAAAACTGAAAAAGACTTGATTCTCATCAGAAAGCAGCTTTTCGAGATTGAAGACAAGCAAACAAATTTGATGGATATGCTAAAG GCATTTACAACCACCATAGCAGATAGCATGTCCGTGGTACAGTTGAAAGTGTCAAATCTTGAATTAGTGGTGGACAAAATAGCacaagaacttgttcatggaggAAGATATCCAGATATGCTGGCAAACAAAGTTCTGAAAAGTAGTCCTAGCATTGTTTCCCCCAGACTTTCTGGGAGTACACCCAGGGCCTCTGTTGAGAGTAATGGGCATCCTCCATTTAAACATGCAGGAAAATGGGAGAACACATTTATCAGGGGCAGATCAAATGGTTATGGGAAACAAAACTCAGACACGTGGTCTGATGCTACTCCTAAGCTAATAGACAATTCTTTGGGGAAAAGCAACAATTCTCCGAGCTTTTGTTCAGAAATATATGAAGGCCAAATGCGAATAAATGGCAATCTCTTCAATCCAAATCCCTGCATCGAGTCAAGACTAAATAAACTGGAAGCTAAGAAGAACCCGCGGAAAGTAATAAATGATTACATCTTGGATGGGGACTTTGACTTTGCATATGAAGAAGCTCTTTGTTCAAGGAACGAATTCCTTTTGTTTGAGCTCCTAGATAAAACAGGTCCAATTCTGGAAAATTTATCTCAAAAAACTGCAAATGAGTTACTAAGCACATTGGCAAAGTTCTTATTGGAGCAGAGATTTGTGAATTCTATTATTCCATGGTTTCAGCAG CTTGCGGACCTCAGTAACATCCATGGACCAACTTACCTGGCGCTCTCTCCAAAATTAAAGCGAGACCTTATAGCTTCAATCCAGGAATCTGCGAATGTGGATGGTTTCAAGCCTGCTGAAAGGAAATTTTTTATTGAGCTTGCAAAAATGATGCGCCACGTTTGGGGTTAG
- the LOC142537425 gene encoding uncharacterized protein LOC142537425 codes for MAKRIAIETVDRSLQDITGIQKPFGGKVVVLRGDFMQVLPVVPKATIRETINASLVKSYLYKQMQHMTLTENMKAKSDPVFSDFLLQVGSGIEPTDSEGNIKIPDEMIIKYSKNDEESYEEMLINHIFPNLIENAESTAYMTSRAILTSKNEYVDKLNEKIIQIFPGEDPSEGLCNGTRMVCKEFEDNVIHAEITVGHHAGKHVFIPRIPLSPAENEGYPFQLRRKQFPIRLCFAMTINKAQGQTIPYLPQPVFSHGQLYVALSRGPSMSATKVLIKPNSITNIDDARTKNVVYKEVIRQGP; via the exons ATGGCAAAGCGGATAGCAATTGAAACTGTTGATAGAAGTTTACAAGATATAACTGGAATCCAAAAACCATTTGGTGGAAAGGTGGTTGTTCTTAGAGGAGATTTCATGCAAGTTTTGCCGGTAGTTCCAAAAGCCACAATTCGAGAAACAATTAATGCAAGTTTAGTAAAATCTTATTTGTATAAACAAATGCAACATATGACTCTAACTGAAAATATGAAAGCAAAATCTGACCCTGTTTTTAGCGATTTTTTGCTACAAGTAGGCAGTGGGATTGAACCTACCGATAGTGAAGGCAATATCAAAATTCCCGATGAAATGATTATCAAATATAGCAAAAATGATGAGGAGTCTTATGAAGAAATGCTTATAAATCACATATTCCCGAATCTAATAGAAAATGCTGAATCAACAGCATATATGACAAGTCGAGCAATACTTACTTCAAAAAATGAATATGTTGACAAGTTGAATGagaaaattattcaaattttccCAGGTGAAG ATCCATCTGAAGGCCTGTGTAATGGAACCCGAATGGTTTGTAAGGAATTTGAAGACAATGTCATCCATGCAGAAATAACTGTTGGACATCATGCTGGAAAACATGTTTTTATTCCAAGAATACCCTTGTCTCCTGCTGAGAACGAGGGATATCCTTTCCAATTAAGAAGAAAACAGTTTCCGATTCGTTTGTGCTTTGCAATGACAATTAATAAGGCACAAGGTCAAACTATACCTTACCTACCACAACCTGTGTTTTCGCATGGCCAATTATACGTTGCATTATCTAGAGGCCCTTCAATGTCCGCTACAAAAGTCTTGATAAAGCCAAATTCAATCACAAATATTGATGATGCAAGAACAAAAAATGTTGTATACAAAGAAGTTATTCGTCAAGGTCCATAA